A part of Solea solea chromosome 8, fSolSol10.1, whole genome shotgun sequence genomic DNA contains:
- the fgfr1a gene encoding fibroblast growth factor receptor 1-A isoform X2, with protein MPQRSEWSSSRSGALSCSSLSRMLMRQSVLLILALFAQVLKTQCRPANTDEVLAETQAELFTRYPGDRLELSCSAKEQLHAVNWTKDHMAVADGEHTRIRNGQLEIETVELTDSGLYACTTFGNHSLYFNVTVDTLASSEDDDEDEESSSEEAKLLGSQKLLPMAPQWAHPEKMEKKLHAVPASKTVKFRCQASGNPAPTLKWFKNGKEFKRDHRIGGFKVRDHVWTIIMESVVPSDKGNYTCVVENQYGSINHTYQLDVVERSPHRPILQAGLPANRTVPVGSDVEFECKVFSDPQPHIQWLKHIEVNGSRVGPDGLPYVRVLKTAGLNTTDKEMEILQLRNVSFDDAGEYTCLAGNSIGFSHHSAWLTVYEAVTHYPPASHTYLEVVIYCVGFFFIAVMIAIAVIVKIRTSSKKSDFNSQLAVHKLAKSIPLRRQVTVSVDSSASIHSGVMLVRPSRLSSSGSPMLSGVSEYELPQDPRWEFSRSRLVLGKPLGEGCFGQVVMGEVLGLDKEKPNRVTKVAVKMLKSDATEKDLSDLISEMEMMKIIGKHKNIINLLGACTQDGPLYVIVEYASKGNLREYLRARRPPGMEYCYNPDQVPIENMSIKDLVSCAYQVARGMEYLSSKKCIHRDLAARNVLVTEDSVMKIADFGLARDIHHIDYYKKTTNGRLPVKWMAPEALFDRIYTHQSDVWSFGVLLWEIFTLGGSPYPGVPVEELFKLLKEGHRMDKPSTCTHELYMMMRDCWHAVPSHRPTFKQLVEDLDRCLAMTSNQEYLELSVPLDQYSPSYPDTRSSTCSSGEDSVFCHDAGAEEPCLPKFPPHSNGAAIKKR; from the exons ATGCCCCAAAGGTCTGAATGGAGTTCAAGTCGCAGCGGAGCCTTAAGTTGTAGCTCCCTCAGCAGAATGCTGATGAGGCAAAGTGTACTTCTGATCCTGGCTTTATTTGCCCAAGTTTTAAAGACCCAGTGTCGACCGGCCAACACCGATGAAG tgcttGCGGAAACGCAAGCAGAGCTGTTCACGCGGTATCCCGGCGATCGTCTGGAGCTGAGCTGCTCTGCCAAGGAGCAGCTCCACGCCGTCAACTGGACCAAAGACCACATGGCCGTAGCGGACGGGGAGCACACGCGCATCCGCAACGGCCAGTTGGAGATTGAGACCGTGGAGTTGACGGACTCCGGTCTGTACGCGTGCACCACCTTCGGCAACCACAGCCTCTATTTTAACGTCACAG TTGATACCCTGGCCTCGTCGGAGGACGACGATGAAGACGAGGAGTCCTCATCCGAGGAAGCCAAACTGCTGGGCAGTCAGAAACTGCTGC CAATGGCTCCACAATGGGCTCACCCagagaaaatggagaaaaagcTTCACGCTGTCCCGGCCAGTAAGACGGTGAAGTTTCGATGCCAGGCCAGCGGCAATCCAGCCCCTACTCTGAAATGGTTCAAAAACGGCAAGGAGTTCAAGAGAGACCATCGTATTGGAGGCTTCAAG GTCCGGGACCACGTGTGGACCATCATCATGGAGTCTGTAGTCCCCTCTGACAAGGGAAACTACACCTGTGTGGTGGAGAACCAGTACGGCAGCATCAACCACACCTACCAGCTCGATGTAGTCG AGCGCTCTCCCCACAGGCCGATCCTGCAGGCGGGTCTGCCGGCCAATCGCACCGTGCCCGTGGGAAGCGACGTGGAGTTCGAGTGCAAGGTGTTCAGTGACCCTCAGCCTCACATACAGTGGCTGAAGCACATCGAGGTCAACGGGAGCCGCGTGGGTCCCGATGGTTTGCCGTATGTCCGTGTCCTTAAG ACCGCTGGCCTTAACACCACGGACAAGGAAATGGAAATCCTCCAACTGAGGAATGTGTCTTTTGATGACGCTGGGGAGTATACCTGCTTGGCGGGAAATTCTATCGGGTTCTCTCATCACTCTGCATGGTTGACCGTTTACGAAG CCGTCACGCACTACCCGCCGGCCAGCCACACGTACCTGGAGGTGGTGATCTACTGCGTGGGCTTCTTCTTCATCGCCGTCATGATCGCCATCGCCGTCATCGTCAAGATCCGCACGTCGTCCAAGAAGAGCGACTTCAACAGTCAGCTGGCCGTGCACAAGCTGGCCAAGAGCATCCCGCTGCGCAGACAGGTAACAG TGTCCGTGGACTCGAGCGCCTCCATCCACTCCGGAGTGATGCTGGTTCGCCCCTCCCGCCTCTCCTCGAGTGGATCTCCGATGCTGTCGGGGGTGTCGGAGTACGAACTGCCCCAGGATCCTCGCTGGGAGTTTTCTCGCAGCAG ACTCGTCCTCGGGAAGCCACTTGGTGAAGGCTGCTTTGGTCAGGTGGTGATGGGGGAGGTGCTGGGTCTTGACAAGGAGAAGCCAAACCGCGTGACCAAGGTTGCCgtcaaaatgttgaaat CTGATGCCACAGAGAAAGACCTGTCAGACCTGATCTCAGAGATGGAGATGATGAAGATCATTGGCAAGCACAAGAACATCATTAATCTGCTGGGAGCCTGCACACAGGACG GTCCCCTGTATGTGATCGTGGAATACGCATCCAAGGGGAACCTGCGCGAGTACTTGAGAGCTCGGCGGCCCCCGGGCATGGAGTACTGCTACAACCCAGACCAGGTCCCCATCGAGAACATGTCCATCAAAGACCTGGTGTCCTGTGCTTACCAAGTGGCTCGAGGCATGGAGTATTTGTCTtctaaaaag tgcaTCCACAGAGACCTCGCCGCCCGCAACGTCCTGGTAACCGAGGACAGCGTGATGAAAATAGCCGACTTCGGCCTCGCGAGAGACATTCACCACATCGATTACTATAAGAAGACGACCAAT GGTCGCTTGCCAGTCAAGTGGATGGCCCCCGAGGCTCTGTTTGACCGGATATACACGCACCAAAGTGATGT CTGGTCGTTCGGGGTGCTGCTTTGGGAGATCTTCACCCTGGGAGGCTCGCCGTACCCCGGCGTCCCTGTGGAGGAGCTGTTCAAGCTGCTGAAGGAGGGTCACCGCATGGACAAGCCGTCGACGTGCACACACGAGCT GTATATGATGATGAGGGACTGCTGGCACGCCGTGCCTTCACATAGACCCACATTCAAACAGCTGGTAGAGGATCTAGATCGCTGCCTGGCCATGACTTCCAACCAG GAGTATTTGGAGCTCTCCGTGCCTCTGGACCAATACTCCCCCAGTTACCCCGACACCCGCAGCTCCACCTGCTCCTCCGGCGAGGACTCGGTCTTCTGCCACGACGCCGGCGCCGAGGAGCCGTGCCTGCCAAAGTTCCCCCCCCACTCCAACGGGGCAGCTATTAAGAAACGCTGA
- the fgfr1a gene encoding fibroblast growth factor receptor 1-A isoform X3, translating to MPQRSEWSSSRSGALSCSSLSRMLMRQSVLLILALFAQVLKTQCRPANTDEVLAETQAELFTRYPGDRLELSCSAKEQLHAVNWTKDHMAVADGEHTRIRNGQLEIETVELTDSGLYACTTFGNHSLYFNVTVDTLASSEDDDEDEESSSEEAKLLGSQKLLPMAPQWAHPEKMEKKLHAVPASKTVKFRCQASGNPAPTLKWFKNGKEFKRDHRIGGFKVRDHVWTIIMESVVPSDKGNYTCVVENQYGSINHTYQLDVVERSPHRPILQAGLPANRTVPVGSDVEFECKVFSDPQPHIQWLKHIEVNGSRVGPDGLPYVRVLKTAGLNTTDKEMEILQLRNVSFDDAGEYTCLAGNSIGFSHHSAWLTVYEAVTHYPPASHTYLEVVIYCVGFFFIAVMIAIAVIVKIRTSSKKSDFNSQLAVHKLAKSIPLRRQVSVDSSASIHSGVMLVRPSRLSSSGSPMLSGVSEYELPQDPRWEFSRSRLVLGKPLGEGCFGQVVMGEVLGLDKEKPNRVTKVAVKMLKSDATEKDLSDLISEMEMMKIIGKHKNIINLLGACTQDGPLYVIVEYASKGNLREYLRARRPPGMEYCYNPDQVPIENMSIKDLVSCAYQVARGMEYLSSKKCIHRDLAARNVLVTEDSVMKIADFGLARDIHHIDYYKKTTNGRLPVKWMAPEALFDRIYTHQSDVWSFGVLLWEIFTLGGSPYPGVPVEELFKLLKEGHRMDKPSTCTHELYMMMRDCWHAVPSHRPTFKQLVEDLDRCLAMTSNQEYLELSVPLDQYSPSYPDTRSSTCSSGEDSVFCHDAGAEEPCLPKFPPHSNGAAIKKR from the exons ATGCCCCAAAGGTCTGAATGGAGTTCAAGTCGCAGCGGAGCCTTAAGTTGTAGCTCCCTCAGCAGAATGCTGATGAGGCAAAGTGTACTTCTGATCCTGGCTTTATTTGCCCAAGTTTTAAAGACCCAGTGTCGACCGGCCAACACCGATGAAG tgcttGCGGAAACGCAAGCAGAGCTGTTCACGCGGTATCCCGGCGATCGTCTGGAGCTGAGCTGCTCTGCCAAGGAGCAGCTCCACGCCGTCAACTGGACCAAAGACCACATGGCCGTAGCGGACGGGGAGCACACGCGCATCCGCAACGGCCAGTTGGAGATTGAGACCGTGGAGTTGACGGACTCCGGTCTGTACGCGTGCACCACCTTCGGCAACCACAGCCTCTATTTTAACGTCACAG TTGATACCCTGGCCTCGTCGGAGGACGACGATGAAGACGAGGAGTCCTCATCCGAGGAAGCCAAACTGCTGGGCAGTCAGAAACTGCTGC CAATGGCTCCACAATGGGCTCACCCagagaaaatggagaaaaagcTTCACGCTGTCCCGGCCAGTAAGACGGTGAAGTTTCGATGCCAGGCCAGCGGCAATCCAGCCCCTACTCTGAAATGGTTCAAAAACGGCAAGGAGTTCAAGAGAGACCATCGTATTGGAGGCTTCAAG GTCCGGGACCACGTGTGGACCATCATCATGGAGTCTGTAGTCCCCTCTGACAAGGGAAACTACACCTGTGTGGTGGAGAACCAGTACGGCAGCATCAACCACACCTACCAGCTCGATGTAGTCG AGCGCTCTCCCCACAGGCCGATCCTGCAGGCGGGTCTGCCGGCCAATCGCACCGTGCCCGTGGGAAGCGACGTGGAGTTCGAGTGCAAGGTGTTCAGTGACCCTCAGCCTCACATACAGTGGCTGAAGCACATCGAGGTCAACGGGAGCCGCGTGGGTCCCGATGGTTTGCCGTATGTCCGTGTCCTTAAG ACCGCTGGCCTTAACACCACGGACAAGGAAATGGAAATCCTCCAACTGAGGAATGTGTCTTTTGATGACGCTGGGGAGTATACCTGCTTGGCGGGAAATTCTATCGGGTTCTCTCATCACTCTGCATGGTTGACCGTTTACGAAG CCGTCACGCACTACCCGCCGGCCAGCCACACGTACCTGGAGGTGGTGATCTACTGCGTGGGCTTCTTCTTCATCGCCGTCATGATCGCCATCGCCGTCATCGTCAAGATCCGCACGTCGTCCAAGAAGAGCGACTTCAACAGTCAGCTGGCCGTGCACAAGCTGGCCAAGAGCATCCCGCTGCGCAGACAG GTGTCCGTGGACTCGAGCGCCTCCATCCACTCCGGAGTGATGCTGGTTCGCCCCTCCCGCCTCTCCTCGAGTGGATCTCCGATGCTGTCGGGGGTGTCGGAGTACGAACTGCCCCAGGATCCTCGCTGGGAGTTTTCTCGCAGCAG ACTCGTCCTCGGGAAGCCACTTGGTGAAGGCTGCTTTGGTCAGGTGGTGATGGGGGAGGTGCTGGGTCTTGACAAGGAGAAGCCAAACCGCGTGACCAAGGTTGCCgtcaaaatgttgaaat CTGATGCCACAGAGAAAGACCTGTCAGACCTGATCTCAGAGATGGAGATGATGAAGATCATTGGCAAGCACAAGAACATCATTAATCTGCTGGGAGCCTGCACACAGGACG GTCCCCTGTATGTGATCGTGGAATACGCATCCAAGGGGAACCTGCGCGAGTACTTGAGAGCTCGGCGGCCCCCGGGCATGGAGTACTGCTACAACCCAGACCAGGTCCCCATCGAGAACATGTCCATCAAAGACCTGGTGTCCTGTGCTTACCAAGTGGCTCGAGGCATGGAGTATTTGTCTtctaaaaag tgcaTCCACAGAGACCTCGCCGCCCGCAACGTCCTGGTAACCGAGGACAGCGTGATGAAAATAGCCGACTTCGGCCTCGCGAGAGACATTCACCACATCGATTACTATAAGAAGACGACCAAT GGTCGCTTGCCAGTCAAGTGGATGGCCCCCGAGGCTCTGTTTGACCGGATATACACGCACCAAAGTGATGT CTGGTCGTTCGGGGTGCTGCTTTGGGAGATCTTCACCCTGGGAGGCTCGCCGTACCCCGGCGTCCCTGTGGAGGAGCTGTTCAAGCTGCTGAAGGAGGGTCACCGCATGGACAAGCCGTCGACGTGCACACACGAGCT GTATATGATGATGAGGGACTGCTGGCACGCCGTGCCTTCACATAGACCCACATTCAAACAGCTGGTAGAGGATCTAGATCGCTGCCTGGCCATGACTTCCAACCAG GAGTATTTGGAGCTCTCCGTGCCTCTGGACCAATACTCCCCCAGTTACCCCGACACCCGCAGCTCCACCTGCTCCTCCGGCGAGGACTCGGTCTTCTGCCACGACGCCGGCGCCGAGGAGCCGTGCCTGCCAAAGTTCCCCCCCCACTCCAACGGGGCAGCTATTAAGAAACGCTGA
- the lgi3 gene encoding leucine-rich repeat LGI family member 3, which translates to MLELGPERWRLICLSLLCLCLCLPRELNARRAPKTPRCPATCSCTKDSAFCVDTKAIPKSFPPGIISLTMVNAAFTAIPEGAFSHLHLLQFLLLNSNTFTTISDDAFAGLSHLQYLFIENNDIQSLSKFTFRGLKSLTHLSLSNNNLQQLPRDLFKHLDILTDLDLRGNSFRCDCKIKWLVDWMEKTNTSVPAIYCASPFEFQGRRIQDLVPRDFSCISADFAVYETFPFHSVSAESYEFGGDQYVAFAQPDTGFCAVYVWDHVELVFRKFHNITSRSAVYCKPVVINNTLYMVVAQLFGGSHIYKWEEGPLRFVKIQDIDTTRVRKPNFVETFQIDEEWYFVVADSSKAGSTSIYRWNSNGFYSHQSLHPWHRDTHVEFLDVAGKPHLILSSASQPPVVYQWSRSQKQFAFFTQITELPDVQMVKHFVVRRVLYLCVTRFIGDSKILRWEGQRFTEIQTLPSRGSMAVYPFTVGLHQYLILGSDFSFSRVYLWDDLTQRFQPFQELNMRAPRSFSLVTVDNKDILLAATFKGNTLAYQHLVVDLSAK; encoded by the exons ATGTTGGAGCTCGGACCCGAGCGATGGAGGCTGATCTGCTTGTCCCTCCTGTGCCTGTGTCTCTGCCTGCCGAGGGAGCTGAACGCCAGGAGAGCCCCGAAGACTCCCCGCTGCCCTGCCACCTGCTCCTGCACCAAAGACAGTGCCTTCTGTGTGGACACCAAGGCCATTCCCAAGAGCTTCCCTCCTGGAATCATCTCTTT GACCATGGTGAACGCGGCCTTCACCGCCATCCCGGAGGGAGCGTTCTCgcacctgcacctgctgcaGTTCCT GCTATTGAACTCCAACACATTCACCACCATATCGGATGATGCCTTCGCTGGTCTGTCTCACCTTCAGTACCT GTTCATTGAGAATAATGACATTCAGTCTCTGTCAAAGTTCACCTTCAGAGGACTCAAATCGCTGACTCATCT aTCCCTTTCAAACAACAACCTGCAACAGCTGCCCAGAGATCTGTTCAAACACCTCGACATCCTCACAGATTT AGACCTGCGTGGGAACTCTTTTCGCTGTGACTGTAAAATCAAATGGTTGGTCGACTGGATGGAGAAGACCAACACGTCTGTTCCTGCCATCTACTGTGCCAGCCCCTTCGAGTTCCAGGGACGCAGAATCCAGGATCTCGTGCCACGAGACTTCAGCTGCATCAGCGCAG ATTTTGCAGTTTATGAAACCTTCCCATTCCACTCCGTGTCTGCGGAGTCCTATGAGTTCGGTGGAGATCAGTATGTGGCCTTTGCTCAGCCTGACACGGGCTTCTGCGCCGTGTATGTTTGGGATCACGTGGAGTTGGTCTTTAGGAAGTTTCACAACATCACCT ctcGCTCGGCTGTGTACTGCAAACCTGTGGTGATTAACAACACACTTTACATGGTCGTCGCACAACTTTTTGGTGGATCTCATATCTACAA GTGGGAAGAAGGCCCACTGCGCTTTGTGAAGATCCAGGACATAGACACCACTCGCGTGAGGAAGCCAAACTTTGTGGAGACCTTCCAGATAGACGAAGAGTGGTACTTTGTGGTCGCAGACAGCTCCAAGGCGGGCTCCACCAGCATTTACCGCTGGAACAGCAATGGCTTCTACTCCCACCAGTCCCTCCATCCCTGGCATCGGGACACTCATGTGGAGTTTCTCGATGTGGCGGGAAAGCCTCACCTCATCCTGTCCAGCGCTTCCCAACCCCCGGTTGTATACCAGTGGAGCCGAAGCCAGAAGCAGTTTGCTTTCTTCACCCAAATCACTGAGCTGCCGGACGTTCAGATGGTTAAGCACTTTGTGGTGAGGAGAGTGCTTTACCTTTGCGTCACGCGCTTCATTGGCGACTCTAAGATCCTCCGCTGGGAAGGTCAGCGTTTCACAGAGATCCAGACTCTGCCGTCTCGTGGCTCCATGGCCGTGTATCCTTTCACCGTGGGCCTCCACCAGTACCTGATTCTTGGAAGTGATTTCTCCTTCTCCAGGGTTTATCTGTGGGATGACCTCACGCAGCGTTTCCAGCCCTTCCAGGAGCTCAACATGAGGGCCCCGAGGTCGTTCAGCTTGGTGACCGTTGACAACAAGGACATTCTGCTGGCTGCTACCTTCAAAGGCAACACCCTGGCCTACCAGCACCTGGTGGTGGATCTCAGCGCCAAGTAG
- the fgfr1a gene encoding fibroblast growth factor receptor 1-A isoform X1, whose translation MPQRSEWSSSRSGALSCSSLSRMLMRQSVLLILALFAQVLKTQCRPANTDEVLAETQAELFTRYPGDRLELSCSAKEQLHAVNWTKDHMAVADGEHTRIRNGQLEIETVELTDSGLYACTTFGNHSLYFNVTVDTLASSEDDDEDEESSSEEAKLLGSQKLLPMAPQWAHPEKMEKKLHAVPASKTVKFRCQASGNPAPTLKWFKNGKEFKRDHRIGGFKVRDHVWTIIMESVVPSDKGNYTCVVENQYGSINHTYQLDVVERSPHRPILQAGLPANRTVPVGSDVEFECKVFSDPQPHIQWLKHIEVNGSRVGPDGLPYVRVLKHSGVNSLDAQVLTLYNVTEEESGEYICKVSNYIGEANQSAWLTVTKYKPTAVTHYPPASHTYLEVVIYCVGFFFIAVMIAIAVIVKIRTSSKKSDFNSQLAVHKLAKSIPLRRQVSVDSSASIHSGVMLVRPSRLSSSGSPMLSGVSEYELPQDPRWEFSRSRLVLGKPLGEGCFGQVVMGEVLGLDKEKPNRVTKVAVKMLKSDATEKDLSDLISEMEMMKIIGKHKNIINLLGACTQDGPLYVIVEYASKGNLREYLRARRPPGMEYCYNPDQVPIENMSIKDLVSCAYQVARGMEYLSSKKCIHRDLAARNVLVTEDSVMKIADFGLARDIHHIDYYKKTTNGRLPVKWMAPEALFDRIYTHQSDVWSFGVLLWEIFTLGGSPYPGVPVEELFKLLKEGHRMDKPSTCTHELYMMMRDCWHAVPSHRPTFKQLVEDLDRCLAMTSNQEYLELSVPLDQYSPSYPDTRSSTCSSGEDSVFCHDAGAEEPCLPKFPPHSNGAAIKKR comes from the exons ATGCCCCAAAGGTCTGAATGGAGTTCAAGTCGCAGCGGAGCCTTAAGTTGTAGCTCCCTCAGCAGAATGCTGATGAGGCAAAGTGTACTTCTGATCCTGGCTTTATTTGCCCAAGTTTTAAAGACCCAGTGTCGACCGGCCAACACCGATGAAG tgcttGCGGAAACGCAAGCAGAGCTGTTCACGCGGTATCCCGGCGATCGTCTGGAGCTGAGCTGCTCTGCCAAGGAGCAGCTCCACGCCGTCAACTGGACCAAAGACCACATGGCCGTAGCGGACGGGGAGCACACGCGCATCCGCAACGGCCAGTTGGAGATTGAGACCGTGGAGTTGACGGACTCCGGTCTGTACGCGTGCACCACCTTCGGCAACCACAGCCTCTATTTTAACGTCACAG TTGATACCCTGGCCTCGTCGGAGGACGACGATGAAGACGAGGAGTCCTCATCCGAGGAAGCCAAACTGCTGGGCAGTCAGAAACTGCTGC CAATGGCTCCACAATGGGCTCACCCagagaaaatggagaaaaagcTTCACGCTGTCCCGGCCAGTAAGACGGTGAAGTTTCGATGCCAGGCCAGCGGCAATCCAGCCCCTACTCTGAAATGGTTCAAAAACGGCAAGGAGTTCAAGAGAGACCATCGTATTGGAGGCTTCAAG GTCCGGGACCACGTGTGGACCATCATCATGGAGTCTGTAGTCCCCTCTGACAAGGGAAACTACACCTGTGTGGTGGAGAACCAGTACGGCAGCATCAACCACACCTACCAGCTCGATGTAGTCG AGCGCTCTCCCCACAGGCCGATCCTGCAGGCGGGTCTGCCGGCCAATCGCACCGTGCCCGTGGGAAGCGACGTGGAGTTCGAGTGCAAGGTGTTCAGTGACCCTCAGCCTCACATACAGTGGCTGAAGCACATCGAGGTCAACGGGAGCCGCGTGGGTCCCGATGGTTTGCCGTATGTCCGTGTCCTTAAG cATTCTGGGGTCAATAGCTTGGACGCTCAGGTGCTGACCCTCTACAATGTGACTGAGGAGGAGAGCGGAGAATATATATGTAAAGTTTCCAATTATATAGGAGAGGCCAATCAGTCGGCCTGGCTGACTGTCACCAAATATAAGCCCACAG CCGTCACGCACTACCCGCCGGCCAGCCACACGTACCTGGAGGTGGTGATCTACTGCGTGGGCTTCTTCTTCATCGCCGTCATGATCGCCATCGCCGTCATCGTCAAGATCCGCACGTCGTCCAAGAAGAGCGACTTCAACAGTCAGCTGGCCGTGCACAAGCTGGCCAAGAGCATCCCGCTGCGCAGACAG GTGTCCGTGGACTCGAGCGCCTCCATCCACTCCGGAGTGATGCTGGTTCGCCCCTCCCGCCTCTCCTCGAGTGGATCTCCGATGCTGTCGGGGGTGTCGGAGTACGAACTGCCCCAGGATCCTCGCTGGGAGTTTTCTCGCAGCAG ACTCGTCCTCGGGAAGCCACTTGGTGAAGGCTGCTTTGGTCAGGTGGTGATGGGGGAGGTGCTGGGTCTTGACAAGGAGAAGCCAAACCGCGTGACCAAGGTTGCCgtcaaaatgttgaaat CTGATGCCACAGAGAAAGACCTGTCAGACCTGATCTCAGAGATGGAGATGATGAAGATCATTGGCAAGCACAAGAACATCATTAATCTGCTGGGAGCCTGCACACAGGACG GTCCCCTGTATGTGATCGTGGAATACGCATCCAAGGGGAACCTGCGCGAGTACTTGAGAGCTCGGCGGCCCCCGGGCATGGAGTACTGCTACAACCCAGACCAGGTCCCCATCGAGAACATGTCCATCAAAGACCTGGTGTCCTGTGCTTACCAAGTGGCTCGAGGCATGGAGTATTTGTCTtctaaaaag tgcaTCCACAGAGACCTCGCCGCCCGCAACGTCCTGGTAACCGAGGACAGCGTGATGAAAATAGCCGACTTCGGCCTCGCGAGAGACATTCACCACATCGATTACTATAAGAAGACGACCAAT GGTCGCTTGCCAGTCAAGTGGATGGCCCCCGAGGCTCTGTTTGACCGGATATACACGCACCAAAGTGATGT CTGGTCGTTCGGGGTGCTGCTTTGGGAGATCTTCACCCTGGGAGGCTCGCCGTACCCCGGCGTCCCTGTGGAGGAGCTGTTCAAGCTGCTGAAGGAGGGTCACCGCATGGACAAGCCGTCGACGTGCACACACGAGCT GTATATGATGATGAGGGACTGCTGGCACGCCGTGCCTTCACATAGACCCACATTCAAACAGCTGGTAGAGGATCTAGATCGCTGCCTGGCCATGACTTCCAACCAG GAGTATTTGGAGCTCTCCGTGCCTCTGGACCAATACTCCCCCAGTTACCCCGACACCCGCAGCTCCACCTGCTCCTCCGGCGAGGACTCGGTCTTCTGCCACGACGCCGGCGCCGAGGAGCCGTGCCTGCCAAAGTTCCCCCCCCACTCCAACGGGGCAGCTATTAAGAAACGCTGA